The DNA segment CTTTTCGCCTTCGGGTTAAAAATCAGGGGATAACGGTGGAGAGGCTCCATGCCGGGATCATCCGTCATCCCTCCGTCGTCCGCAAGCCCGGGCTGGAGGACATCAGCCGCTCCACCACCATTCCGACGGGCAGCCCCATCACGTTCTCAAAGCTTCCGCGGATCTCCGAGACCAGCATCTCCCCATGCTCCTGGATCCCATAGGCGCCCGCCTTGTCCAACGGGTTCACCTCCGCGAAGTATTCTCCGATCACGTCGTCCCCGAACTCCCGGAAAATGACTTCCGTGAGGTCATGGAACACCTCTTCAACGCCTCCTGGGAAAATGAGGCAGACGCCGGTACACACCCGGTGGGTCTTTCCGGACAGCGCCCGCAACATGGCCCGGGCCTCCTCCATATCCCGGGGTTTTCCCAATGCCCGGCCATCACTGAAGACGAGGGTATCCGCACCGATGATGGTTTCTTCCGGGTGATCCGGAGCCACCGCCCTGGCTTTCAGCAGCGCGTTCTCCTCGCACAACCGCCAGGGCTCCATCGTCTCATCATGGATCTCCTCCGCCGGGGAGGCCGCCACCTGGAACACCAGTCCGGCACGCTCCAGCAGTTCACGCCGCCGGGGGGAAGAAGAAGCCAGCAAAATTCTCATCCCCGACAGTCCCCCGCCTGCCCGCGATCTTCAATCGCCAATGAGGATCAATTCGGCCGGGCGGCTGTCGGTGTGAGGGAAAAACGGAAAGCTTTGCCCTCTCTGGTGAGCGTCACTTCAACCGGGTTACCCGGAATCAAATAAAAGAACGTGTCCGCGACGTCCTCGTAGCCACCGACATCGGTGTTGCCGATGCGGTTGATCAGATCCCCTTCCCGCAGTCCGGCATCCGCCGCAGGGGAGCCCGGCCACACTTTGGTGATCCGCGGCTCTGAGTTCCCCACCATCAGGGAAATCCCCAGCCATCCCCTGATCAGCCTTCCGTTTGCCATGATGTCCTTCACCACCCGATGCACTGCCTGTGCCGGGATCACGTACACTCCCCCACCATCATCCGCTGGATGGAAAACGATTCCGATCACCTTGCCGTCCGAACTGGTGACAGACGCACCAGCCTCGGGGTTCTTTCCCGCGGCTTCCGCTTCCAGGAGAGCGAACGGGAGGACTTTTTCACCGATGCGATTCACCTTTCCTTTCAAGGTTCCCGTTCTCCGGACAGCCCCGGCTCCCACCCCGATGCGGGTCCCACCCTGCTCCGGAGCCTTGTCAGCCCATGTGAGAATGCCTTCGCGGATAGGTTCCGACGGCTTGAAAACACAAAGCCGGGACACGGCATCATAACCGATGAATCTGGCCGCCACGGCCTTCCCGCCGAGAACGAGGGAAGTGGCTGAAAAATCCGCCCCCTGCAGCGCGACCGCCACCAGAACAGGGCCATCCGGCGTCGCCATGGCAACGGCGGCCGATTCCACATTCCGATCCCCCTTCTGAAAGCTAACCTTCCAGCGCGCCTCTTCCGCAGACGCCAACAGGCAAAATCCATGGAACACGGCCAGCACAACGGCCAATTTCACAAAAATCGTACCCCCACGTACGCCCGAAGAGTCCACCGCGGATCTCCTCCCGGGTTAGAATACTTGCTCACCTGCCGATCCCTGGCCCGCCGGACTGAGATCCAACTGGTCAAGCTGTTCGGTGGGGAGCGCGGAATCCGGAGTGACCTGGCGGTTCACCGGTGTGGGTGCAGGAGCATGATAGTCCGTTCCACGTGGAAGGGTCAGGAAACCAATCGTAACCGCGGCATACGCCAGCCCGGCACCATACGCCCACTTGGAGGGTCCGAGATTCGTGAACCAGCTTCTGGCATCCTCCAGCTTGCCAAGCAAACCGGACTTCATCACCGCTTCCTCGCGCTGGCGCTGGTGAAACTCGGAGAGAAACTCCTTCCAATAACCCTCATCCGGCCGCTCTTCGCGCCGGAGGGCCATCAGATTCTCAAGTTGTTCGAGAGTCGGTTTCACCTCAGTTGATGGTTAGGATTTACAAAAAATCAGGGAGATCAGCAAGAAGAATTTCAAAATCTTTCATCCCAACTGTCCTGAAGACATGACTGGAGATGTTGGTGGGCATAATGCAGGCGGGACCTGACGGTTCCTTCCGAAACCCCGAGGACCTTGGCAATCTCGCCGTGGGCAATTCCCTGGATGTCATGCATGGTGACCACCATTCTGTGGGATTCAGACAGCTTCATCATCGCATCGTTCAATTTTTTCTGAAGTTCAGCGATGCGGGTCGTTTCCTCCGGGTTCGCCGCATGGGTGGTGTCGATCATCGCCGGGTCCTGCTGGATGCCGGATTCCTCGTCATTCAGGCTGTAGGCGGAGCGCCGTTTCCGCTTCTTGAGGAAGTTCAGCGTCTGGTTGACGGCGATCTGGTAGATCCACGTGTAGAAGGTGGAGTGCCCCTTGAATTTCCGGAGGGAATGGTAGGCCTTCGCGAAGATGTCCTGCAGGAGGTCATGGGTGTCCTCCTTGTGGTGGGTCATGTTGTAGACGAGGCCATACAATTTGTCGCCATACTTGAGAATGAGGGCGTCGAAGGCACGCGTGTCCCCATGTTTGGCACGGGAGACAAGATCTTCGTCGGGGTCGGGGGGCCGGGCTTGGCGGAACATGCTTGGGGGGAACAGCGCACCGATCGTACATGGCGCAGGGGGGATGTAAAGGGATCCACCTCCCCGCCCGGAGGAAATCCCCGTGACAAGCAACGGGCGAAAGCCGCTCCCCATCCGGGCCCCCGGGGGATTCGATTTAATTAACAAATATTATATATCTCCAGGTGTTATGAATCGATCCCACGCATTCACGTAGTCACTGAAGATTCCAATTGCGCGGACGGCCTGTTGGATGCAGGTTCCCGCCGTCCCCCCCGGACATTTCACCCCCCCAACCGAAATGTACCTCGCATCCAGCAAGGTCGCAGCACGTACGCTCGCGGCCGTATCCACCGCATGTGCCGTATTCACGGCGTTCACTCCCTCCGCCAGCGCCCAGTCACTGGGAGCGGCGAGCGACTACAATGTCTTCATCTTCGGCAACTTCACCTCGTCCGGTTCGGACACGGAAGGAAGGCTCGCCGTCGGTGGCAACGCCGACCTCACCAACTACAGCGTCGGTTCCTCACTGCCCACCAGCGGAGGAAACACCCTGGTGGTTGGCAACAACCTGACGTTCACCAGCGGCCAGGTGAACAAAGGCGACGCGGTGTATGGCAACACCGCCTCCACCTCGAACTTCGGCATCCCGGACGGAAGCCTGGTCAAAGGCAGCCCCATCGACTTCTCCGCCGCCCAATCCCAGCTCACCCAACTTTCCGGAAGTCTCGCCGGAATGGCAGCCAACGGTTCGTTCAACGACTACTACGGCACCCTCCAGTTCGTGGGTTCGGACCCATCCCTGAACACCTTCACGGTCACCGCCCCCTCGGTGAACTCGGCGAACGGCATCCAGATCAACGCACCGGCGAATTCGACGGTGGTCATCAACATCGGAGGCGATAACATCTTCTTCGACAACTTCGGCATCTCCATCGCCAACACCGACAAGCAGCGGGTCCTCTACAACTTCTACGAGGCAACCGCGCTCACCATCGCCGGCATCAGCGTGCAGGGCAGCGTCCTCGCCCCGCTGGCGAACGTGACCTTCAGCAACGGCAACGTGGAAGGAACCCTCATCGCCAACAACGTGACCGGCCAAGGGGAGTACCATAACTACAAGTTCCAAGGCACACTGCCTGTCCCGGAACCTTCCGGTGCGGCGTTGCTGGGACTGTCCCTCGCCTCCCTGGCGTTCCGCCGCCGGAGATAACGGCCGGAGCCCCGTTTCCCGGGCCATGGCCGCATCCTGCGGTCATGGCCATTTCCTTTTTCAAGCCCCAGCGGTCATTTGCACCGGGAGAAGAAGAAAGTGAGAAGGTCGGCCTGCTGCTCGTTCTCCTGCTTCCGGGAAGACCCGCTGCCATGGCCCAGGTGGTAGTCCACGCGCAGGAGGACCGGCGCGTCCGGCCCTTGGGCGGAAATGAGGCGCGCGGTCATCTTGAGCGACTGCCAGAGTTCGACCCGTGTGTCGTTCGCGCCGTGATAGAGCAGGATGGGCGGGTACTTCACCCCCGGCTTGACGTGGGCGTAGGCACTCATCGCGAGCAATGCCTCGAAGCCTTCCTTGGTTTTCACGCTGCCGAACTCCGCGAGGTTCGGGATCCCGTTGGGTGAGTTCTCCATGCGGATGGCATCCATGCAGCCCACACCACAGAGGACCGCGCCGACCGCCGCCGGCTTTTCGGTCATCGCCCTGCCAACCGTGATGCCGCCCGCGCTGCCGCCCTGGATGCAGATGCGCCCGGGCGTGGTGTAACCTTCGCGGACAAGTCCCTCCGCGACGGAGATCACATCCTTCCAGGTGTTCGGCTTGGTTTTCTGGAAACCGGCGAGACGCCATTCATCCCCCAGCTCCCCTCCCCCGCGGACATGGGCCACCACGCGGATGCCACCCATGTCATAGATGGCGGCGTCCGAAGGGCGGAATCCCGGCTCGATGCTGATGCCATAGGCCCCATAGGCCCCCAGGAGGACGGGACGCCTGCCATCCTTCGGCAGATCCTTCCGGTGGATGATGGACACCGGGATCGCCACGCCGTCATGCCCCGGCATGGTGATCTCCCGGCTGGTGAGTTCCTTTGAAATCGGAGGCTCCGCCACCTGCGGCAGATCCAGCGGTTGCGCCACGGCCCCGTCCGCCGGGACCCGCATGAGCCGCGTGGGTCCGGTCCATGAGCTGAACGAGACGTTGATGCCCGCCAGGTCCGGATAGGCGCCGATGTTCCCGTGCAGCGAAATCCTGCCGTCATCGGGCATGGTGATGGATTCCGGCTTGTCCAGCGCGCCCCAGCGCAGGCGGACGAGGCGGCTGGGACCCCCATCCAGATAGCGGACATACAGACCCTCCCGCGCCACCTTGATCCCCTGGATCGCACCACTCGGAGCCATGTAGATGGTTTCCGCTTTCGCGAAATCCAGGTTGTCCAGGCTCATGCGGAGAACACGGCCGTTGGGCGCATCCTTCCGGCTGAGGATGTAGAGGTGGTCGCCGTGAAGCTCCACCGCACCGCCGCCCATGGAGCCGACGAGATGGGAGCGGTCGCAGATTTTCCGCCACTTCGCGGTGCCCGCGAGCACCTCGTCCAGCCGGGCGATGTGGTGGATGTCATCTGAGGAAACGCCGGTTCCATTCGACGACAGGACCCAGCCACTGGCTCCCATGGGGGAAAGTGAAACGATGTCCGCTGGCTTCACACCGGTGCCATCCTCCGTGCCAAAGCCGAATACGGCCCGGTCATCCTTTTCCGGGGTCCCCAGCCGGTGGTGGTACACCCGGGATTTCTGGAACTTCTGCAATGGATCCGCGTCCGGGCCGAGATCCTGGAGGCGGGTGTGGAGAAAGCCGGAGCTGTCCGGCAGCCACTCCGCCGGCCCCCAGCGGGAGCGGTCGAACGGTCCTTCGATGACTTTTCCGTCCGTGAGGGAAACGACATACAGGTCCGCATCCTCACCACCGCCCGAGGTGATCCCGACGGCCAGGTGCTTCAGATCCGGCGAGATGCTGAAGTGTTTGATGGTCACCGGGGATCCCTTTCCATCGACGATCTTCCGCGGGTCCAGCACCAGCTCCGGCTTTCCGCCGGGCTTCTGGTGGAAAAGCTGCTCCACCTGTTCCCCCTGCCGCCGCATGAGGAAGAAATACTCTCCGGGCCGCGGCTGGGCCGTCCAGCCCACGCGGTCACCCTGCACCTTGTCCGCTTCCTCGATGATCTTCATGATCTTGGCCCGCTCAGGGACCTGCGAGAGCGCTGCAAGGGATTTCTCCGTCAGCGCCCGCGCCCACGCGGCCACCTCCGGGTTATCCTTGTCCTCGAAGTAGCGGTAGGGATCATCGACTTTCACGCCGTGGTAGTCCGTGGTGACCACGCGGGCCTCCGGGAGAGGAACGGCAGCCAACGATCCGATGGGCAGCAGGAAGGGAAGAATCCGCAACGCTTTCATGAGGGATGACATCCCTAACAGGAACTCCGGCGGGGCCAATGGAAATCCGTCCGCCCGCCTGATGGCGGCACAAAAACCCGGAGAGCAAATTCGTGGCATTTCCCGGCGGCTTTGTTAGCTTCACGCCAATGCCCGCTTTCACCGCAAACGCCGACTATGAAGAAAAAGACCGCAATCCGCTCGTACTCGCGGCGGGCGACGAGATCACCGTCGGCCCGGCGGACCGCGCCTGGCCCGGCTGGGTATGGGCGGAGGACAACGAGGGCCGCCATGGCTACGTCCCGGAGGAAATCCTGGAGCCGACCGGCGAAGGCCGCTTCGCACTGATGGAGGACTTCAACCCGACGGTGCTGACCATCAAACGCGGGGACAAGATTGATTCCCTCAAGCAGATCCATGGCTGGCACTGGTGCCGGAATGAAGCCGGAAACGAGGGATGGGTGGCCGGATATCTCCTCAGACCCGTCTGACCCGCCATGAGCGATCCGGGACAAGCCGCACGCTGGATCCGCATCGCCTGCTGGATGGTTGGAGGGATCGCGCTCGGCGCGATCACCGGAGAAATCACGGACTCGGTGAAAAGGCCCGAGGTGAAGAGACCGCGTGCCGCTGAGATCCTGGTGGCGGCCGGAGACAGGCCCGGTGAGGAAACCCGTCTTTCGTCCACCCATGCCGCCATCGTCCTGCGGAGCTTTTTCCTCCATCCGCTGCCGGACAAAATCCGGGACCAGCCGGAGAAGCTGATAAAGCATGTGCGCATCCAGGCGGAGAAGGACGGCACCCGCATCACCGTGGACGTTCCGGAAATCGATGAGAACCGGGGGTTGGCCCGGGAGATTGCCCGGATCTACCGGGGAGTCGCCCGGGAAAAGGAAGTGGCCGCGGTCCCGGTGGACATCCCTCCTTTCTCGCCGCAGGACCGGAAGCTGGCGATCGACGCCCGCAAGCTGAAGGGGCTGCTCCACGACCAGGCGGCCCGTGCGGGCTACGTTGACTTTCTCCAGATCCTGCCGAAAGCCGTGAACGGATCCGCCAAAGCAAAGACGGTCGTGGAGGATGAGGATTTCAGCCGGAGATTCCGCCGTTATGAGGAGCTGTCGGTATCGCTGGGACTGGAAGGTGTGCCGGGTGCCCCGCTGACGTCCGCTCCGGATGTGATCTTCGAAGCGCGCTTCGTGGATGAGAACCGGGAACCCGAAAAACGTAATTCAAAGGCGAACCTGATCTCCATGTCGTGCGTTCTGCTGGCAGGTGCCGGGGCGTGGCTCACGAACCGGCGGAAGGCATCCGGAGATCCGGGATGGGCGCAGGAGAATTCCGCTCCGCTGGCTGGAGATGTTCCGTAGCGGCCGCATCCCCGGCAAGGCCCCGCCTGATGCGCTTTTCCCAGGCGGCCAATTTCCCTGCCTTCCGTGGTTCGCCTTTTCCGCCCAACTCCTTACGTTCAGTCCTCGTCCCACGCAGGCTCCGATTGTTCGGTTGCCTCTTCCAGCACCGCCAGGGTGCCGTGCTCCTTGCACCACTTCACGATATAGTCCCAATCCAGCGCCTCCTTCCCCTGCACCCCGAGTACTGCCACTGCATCCTCGAAATCCTTTGTCCGTTTCCCCCCCACGCACCATCGTAGCTTCTGGATCACCACATCCTCGGGGGAAGGAAGCCACGCTTTCCTTCCCACCAACCCCATCATTCTCCGCCTCCGAAACCTCTCCTGGTCATGCGGGT comes from the Luteolibacter sp. SL250 genome and includes:
- a CDS encoding Maf family protein, giving the protein MRILLASSSPRRRELLERAGLVFQVAASPAEEIHDETMEPWRLCEENALLKARAVAPDHPEETIIGADTLVFSDGRALGKPRDMEEARAMLRALSGKTHRVCTGVCLIFPGGVEEVFHDLTEVIFREFGDDVIGEYFAEVNPLDKAGAYGIQEHGEMLVSEIRGSFENVMGLPVGMVVERLMSSSPGLRTTEG
- a CDS encoding S1C family serine protease is translated as MATPDGPVLVAVALQGADFSATSLVLGGKAVAARFIGYDAVSRLCVFKPSEPIREGILTWADKAPEQGGTRIGVGAGAVRRTGTLKGKVNRIGEKVLPFALLEAEAAGKNPEAGASVTSSDGKVIGIVFHPADDGGGVYVIPAQAVHRVVKDIMANGRLIRGWLGISLMVGNSEPRITKVWPGSPAADAGLREGDLINRIGNTDVGGYEDVADTFFYLIPGNPVEVTLTREGKAFRFSLTPTAARPN
- a CDS encoding sigma-70 family RNA polymerase sigma factor — protein: MFRQARPPDPDEDLVSRAKHGDTRAFDALILKYGDKLYGLVYNMTHHKEDTHDLLQDIFAKAYHSLRKFKGHSTFYTWIYQIAVNQTLNFLKKRKRRSAYSLNDEESGIQQDPAMIDTTHAANPEETTRIAELQKKLNDAMMKLSESHRMVVTMHDIQGIAHGEIAKVLGVSEGTVRSRLHYAHQHLQSCLQDSWDERF
- a CDS encoding choice-of-anchor A family protein, translated to MYLASSKVAARTLAAVSTACAVFTAFTPSASAQSLGAASDYNVFIFGNFTSSGSDTEGRLAVGGNADLTNYSVGSSLPTSGGNTLVVGNNLTFTSGQVNKGDAVYGNTASTSNFGIPDGSLVKGSPIDFSAAQSQLTQLSGSLAGMAANGSFNDYYGTLQFVGSDPSLNTFTVTAPSVNSANGIQINAPANSTVVINIGGDNIFFDNFGISIANTDKQRVLYNFYEATALTIAGISVQGSVLAPLANVTFSNGNVEGTLIANNVTGQGEYHNYKFQGTLPVPEPSGAALLGLSLASLAFRRRR
- a CDS encoding prolyl oligopeptidase family serine peptidase — its product is MSSLMKALRILPFLLPIGSLAAVPLPEARVVTTDYHGVKVDDPYRYFEDKDNPEVAAWARALTEKSLAALSQVPERAKIMKIIEEADKVQGDRVGWTAQPRPGEYFFLMRRQGEQVEQLFHQKPGGKPELVLDPRKIVDGKGSPVTIKHFSISPDLKHLAVGITSGGGEDADLYVVSLTDGKVIEGPFDRSRWGPAEWLPDSSGFLHTRLQDLGPDADPLQKFQKSRVYHHRLGTPEKDDRAVFGFGTEDGTGVKPADIVSLSPMGASGWVLSSNGTGVSSDDIHHIARLDEVLAGTAKWRKICDRSHLVGSMGGGAVELHGDHLYILSRKDAPNGRVLRMSLDNLDFAKAETIYMAPSGAIQGIKVAREGLYVRYLDGGPSRLVRLRWGALDKPESITMPDDGRISLHGNIGAYPDLAGINVSFSSWTGPTRLMRVPADGAVAQPLDLPQVAEPPISKELTSREITMPGHDGVAIPVSIIHRKDLPKDGRRPVLLGAYGAYGISIEPGFRPSDAAIYDMGGIRVVAHVRGGGELGDEWRLAGFQKTKPNTWKDVISVAEGLVREGYTTPGRICIQGGSAGGITVGRAMTEKPAAVGAVLCGVGCMDAIRMENSPNGIPNLAEFGSVKTKEGFEALLAMSAYAHVKPGVKYPPILLYHGANDTRVELWQSLKMTARLISAQGPDAPVLLRVDYHLGHGSGSSRKQENEQQADLLTFFFSRCK
- a CDS encoding SH3 domain-containing protein, which produces MPAFTANADYEEKDRNPLVLAAGDEITVGPADRAWPGWVWAEDNEGRHGYVPEEILEPTGEGRFALMEDFNPTVLTIKRGDKIDSLKQIHGWHWCRNEAGNEGWVAGYLLRPV